A genome region from Stenotrophomonas maltophilia includes the following:
- the pyrF gene encoding orotidine-5'-phosphate decarboxylase: MSRAPLPLRDDERLIFALDVPDRVQALEWVDRLGDSVAFYKIGMELLASGEYFQVLDELARRDKRVFVDLKFFDIPATAAAVIKRLSQWPVSYATIHGWHPAMMEACAATNSGDMRLLAVTVLTSMGRQDLAQMGIDREPVDVVVERALAAQAAGIDGVIASGQEAGPIRAATGAGFSIVCPGIRPGGPVGDDQKRTVGVAQAFADGADAIVVGRPIRLATDPQAAARAIQQEIASALAAR; encoded by the coding sequence GTGAGCCGCGCACCGCTGCCGCTGCGCGATGACGAGCGCCTGATCTTCGCGCTGGACGTGCCCGACCGTGTGCAGGCGCTGGAGTGGGTGGACCGTCTCGGCGACAGCGTGGCGTTCTACAAGATCGGCATGGAACTGCTGGCCTCCGGCGAGTACTTCCAGGTGCTCGATGAGCTGGCCCGCCGCGACAAGCGCGTGTTCGTCGACCTGAAGTTCTTCGACATCCCGGCCACCGCTGCGGCGGTGATCAAGCGCCTGTCGCAGTGGCCGGTCAGCTACGCCACCATCCATGGCTGGCACCCGGCCATGATGGAGGCCTGCGCGGCCACCAACAGCGGCGACATGCGCCTGCTGGCGGTGACCGTGCTGACCTCGATGGGCCGCCAGGACCTGGCGCAGATGGGCATCGACCGCGAACCGGTCGACGTGGTGGTCGAGCGCGCGCTGGCCGCCCAGGCCGCCGGCATCGATGGCGTGATCGCCTCGGGCCAGGAAGCGGGGCCGATCCGTGCCGCCACGGGCGCAGGCTTCTCGATCGTCTGCCCGGGCATCCGTCCGGGTGGCCCGGTCGGCGACGACCAGAAGCGCACCGTTGGCGTGGCCCAGGCCTTCGCCGATGGCGCTGACGCCATTGTGGTGGGCCGCCCGATCCGCCTGGCGACCGACCCGCAGGCCGCAGCACGGGCGATCCAGCAGGAAATCGCGTCGGCGCTGGCTGCGCGCTGA
- a CDS encoding 5'-nucleotidase, lipoprotein e(P4) family, producing the protein MRRPVSLSVTLLATAVLGLSACKRVEAPAAEAAAPQAPAAAAKADGAPDAIANDNLNAVLWMQRAQEYKAITEQTYRAAADHLDVALKEAHWDALVPEERGNEAKGLKPAVVLDVDETVLDNSPYQARLVRDGKEYDELSWDQWVAEKKAKAIPGVVDFAKAANAKGVTLLYISNRAVHLKDATLANLREQGLPVADDSVFLGLGTVVEGCEQAGSEKNCRRRLAGQKYRVLMQFGDQLGDFVEVTANTNEGRDALLQQYHDWFGERWWMLPNPTYGGFEPAQFNNDYSQSRQARHDAKRAALDYAP; encoded by the coding sequence ATGCGTCGTCCCGTTTCCCTGTCTGTGACCCTGCTCGCCACCGCGGTGCTGGGCCTGTCCGCCTGCAAGCGCGTGGAGGCGCCTGCCGCTGAAGCCGCTGCCCCGCAGGCTCCGGCCGCTGCCGCCAAGGCCGATGGCGCACCCGATGCGATCGCCAACGACAATCTCAACGCCGTGCTGTGGATGCAGCGCGCGCAGGAGTACAAGGCGATCACCGAGCAGACCTACCGCGCCGCCGCCGACCACCTGGATGTGGCGCTGAAGGAAGCCCACTGGGATGCGCTGGTACCGGAGGAGCGCGGCAACGAGGCCAAGGGCCTGAAGCCGGCAGTGGTGCTGGACGTGGACGAGACCGTGCTGGACAACTCGCCCTACCAGGCGCGCCTGGTGCGCGATGGCAAGGAATACGATGAACTGAGCTGGGACCAGTGGGTGGCCGAAAAGAAGGCCAAGGCCATTCCCGGCGTGGTCGATTTCGCCAAGGCCGCCAATGCCAAGGGCGTGACCCTGCTGTACATCTCCAACCGCGCCGTGCACCTGAAGGATGCCACCCTGGCCAACCTGCGCGAGCAGGGCCTGCCGGTGGCCGATGACAGCGTGTTCCTGGGCCTGGGCACCGTCGTTGAAGGCTGCGAGCAGGCCGGCAGCGAGAAGAACTGCCGCCGTCGCCTGGCCGGGCAGAAGTACCGCGTGCTGATGCAGTTCGGCGACCAGCTGGGCGACTTCGTGGAAGTGACCGCCAACACCAATGAAGGCCGTGATGCGCTGCTGCAGCAGTACCACGACTGGTTCGGCGAACGCTGGTGGATGCTGCCGAACCCGACCTACGGCGGCTTCGAGCCGGCCCAGTTCAACAACGACTACAGCCAGTCGCGCCAGGCCCGTCATGACGCCAAGCGCGCCGCGCTGGACTACGCACCGTGA